The Mesorhizobium koreense genome includes a window with the following:
- the gluQRS gene encoding tRNA glutamyl-Q(34) synthetase GluQRS has translation MSSPRVFRFAPSPNGRLHLGHAYSALLNRKLADEADGWLLLRIEDIDQVRSAAEFERGIYEDLAWLGIGWEEPVRRQSEHMDAYRVHLDRLIAGEFVYPAFMSRGDIRAHIADTQASGAPWPTDPDGAPLYPGVDRLLSARERKRRIESGAPFAWRLDMARALQHVAKPFSWQEGGRGPTGETGAVPADPAIWGDVILARREMPTSYHLSVVTDDALQGVTDVVRGRDLFHATAIHRLLQELLDLPRPRYFHHDLVLGEDGRKLSKSRGNTALAALRAEGRTPAEVRRMVGL, from the coding sequence ATGAGCAGCCCGCGCGTCTTCCGCTTTGCCCCCAGCCCGAACGGGCGGCTGCATCTGGGACATGCCTATTCCGCGCTTCTCAACCGGAAGCTGGCGGATGAAGCCGACGGATGGCTGCTCCTCCGGATCGAGGATATCGACCAGGTGCGATCCGCCGCGGAATTCGAGCGCGGCATATACGAGGATCTCGCCTGGCTGGGGATCGGGTGGGAAGAGCCGGTGCGCCGGCAATCCGAACATATGGACGCCTACCGCGTCCATCTCGACCGGCTGATCGCAGGGGAATTCGTCTATCCGGCCTTCATGAGCCGCGGCGACATCCGCGCTCATATCGCGGACACGCAGGCTTCCGGCGCGCCATGGCCGACCGATCCGGATGGAGCGCCGCTCTATCCTGGCGTGGACCGCCTCTTGTCGGCGCGCGAACGGAAACGGCGCATCGAAAGCGGCGCGCCCTTCGCGTGGCGGCTCGACATGGCGCGCGCGCTTCAGCATGTCGCGAAGCCGTTCTCATGGCAGGAGGGCGGGCGCGGGCCCACGGGAGAGACAGGCGCCGTGCCTGCCGACCCAGCCATCTGGGGCGACGTGATCCTGGCGCGCCGCGAGATGCCGACCAGTTACCATCTTTCGGTGGTAACGGACGATGCCTTGCAAGGGGTGACCGATGTGGTGCGCGGCCGGGATCTTTTCCACGCCACCGCCATTCACCGGCTGTTGCAGGAATTGCTCGACCTCCCTCGACCGCGCTACTTCCACCACGATCTCGTTCTTGGCGAGGATGGGCGCAAGCTGTCCAAAAGCCGAGGAAACACGGCGCTTGCCGCGCTCAGGGCGGAGGGCCGGACACCGGCGGAGGTACGTCGGATGGTTGGGCTCTAA
- a CDS encoding HNH endonuclease, translating to MTIAVSPDGMPALVLNADYRPLSYYPLSLWSWQDAIKAVFLERVNIVAEYEHSVSSPSFSMKIPSVVSLKSYVKPSRHPAFTRFNVFLRDRFQCQYCGRHEDLTFDHVIPRRCGGATTWENVVAACSPCNLKKGGHMPAQAKMWPRQKPYQPTVHDLHNNGRLFPPNYLHESWMDYLYWDVELEA from the coding sequence GTGACGATCGCCGTCTCTCCCGATGGCATGCCTGCTCTGGTGCTGAACGCGGATTACCGCCCGCTCAGCTACTACCCGTTGTCGCTCTGGTCCTGGCAGGACGCGATCAAGGCGGTGTTCCTGGAGCGCGTCAACATCGTCGCCGAATACGAACACTCCGTCTCCTCGCCCTCGTTTTCGATGAAGATACCGAGCGTGGTGAGCCTGAAGAGCTACGTGAAGCCGAGCCGGCACCCCGCCTTTACCCGATTCAACGTCTTCCTGCGCGATAGATTCCAGTGCCAGTATTGCGGGAGGCATGAAGACCTCACCTTCGACCACGTGATCCCACGTCGTTGCGGCGGCGCGACGACGTGGGAGAACGTGGTTGCCGCCTGCTCGCCCTGCAATCTGAAGAAGGGCGGCCACATGCCGGCGCAGGCAAAGATGTGGCCGAGGCAGAAGCCCTATCAGCCGACGGTACACGACCTGCACAACAACGGCCGGCTCTTCCCCCCGAACTACCTGCACGAAAGCTGGATGGACTATCTCTACTGGGATGTCGAGCTGGAAGCCTGA
- a CDS encoding YqaA family protein yields the protein MLRRLYDWTMSLAARPAAEAWLALISFVESSIFFIPADILFIPMTLSRPERAWRYAFVATATSVLGGIAGWYLGYFAFEAVARPILEFYGKLNAFEAMRDSADASTILLLLITSGLAHLPPIKVVTILSGAMHVNIWLFIVAALVTRGARFYFLAWLLRRYGEPIRHFIEKRLGMIAGVAAAVVILLYILYKYLH from the coding sequence ATGCTGCGCAGACTTTACGACTGGACCATGTCGCTCGCCGCGCGGCCTGCCGCCGAGGCCTGGTTGGCGCTGATCTCATTCGTCGAAAGCTCGATCTTCTTCATCCCGGCCGACATCCTCTTCATTCCGATGACGTTGTCGCGGCCGGAGCGGGCCTGGCGCTACGCCTTCGTGGCAACGGCTACGTCGGTGCTCGGTGGTATCGCCGGCTGGTATCTCGGCTATTTCGCTTTCGAGGCGGTCGCCCGCCCAATCCTCGAATTCTACGGCAAGCTCAATGCCTTCGAGGCGATGCGCGATTCGGCCGACGCTTCGACCATTCTGCTTTTGCTTATCACTTCGGGGCTCGCGCATCTGCCGCCGATCAAGGTGGTGACGATCCTGTCGGGCGCCATGCATGTGAACATCTGGCTGTTCATCGTGGCGGCGCTGGTGACGCGCGGCGCGCGCTTCTATTTTCTCGCCTGGCTGCTTCGCCGCTATGGCGAGCCGATCCGCCATTTCATCGAGAAACGCCTTGGTATGATCGCGGGGGTGGCGGCGGCTGTCGTTATTCTGCTTTATATCCTCTACAAATATCTGCACTGA
- a CDS encoding DNA-3-methyladenine glycosylase family protein, with protein MQRIETLEHVYQGLDALCAADARLVRVREMAGEVPLRLSEPGFRSLASIIVSQQVSRASADAIFGRLIRLVDPLDAEGVLAAGEDIFREAGLSRPKQRTLLAVADAVAHEELDLHHLCRLDPAEAMQALTAVHGIGAWTAEVYLLFAAGHPDIFPARDVALQTAVGHALAIDPRPGEKPLIKLAESWSPWRGVAARLFWAYYRETRGRDAAPVTGLPANPA; from the coding sequence ATGCAGCGCATCGAAACACTGGAACACGTATATCAGGGGCTGGATGCGCTCTGCGCAGCCGACGCACGGCTCGTCCGCGTGCGCGAGATGGCCGGCGAGGTGCCGCTCAGGCTCTCCGAGCCGGGCTTCCGCAGCCTCGCCTCCATCATCGTCTCGCAGCAGGTCTCGCGTGCCAGCGCCGACGCCATCTTCGGCCGGCTCATACGCCTCGTCGATCCGCTCGACGCTGAAGGCGTGCTTGCCGCCGGCGAGGATATCTTCCGCGAGGCCGGCCTGTCGCGGCCGAAGCAGCGCACGCTTCTGGCCGTGGCGGACGCGGTCGCGCATGAAGAACTCGACCTCCACCATCTTTGCCGCCTCGATCCCGCCGAAGCCATGCAGGCTCTCACCGCCGTCCATGGCATCGGCGCCTGGACGGCGGAGGTCTATCTGCTTTTCGCCGCCGGCCATCCCGACATCTTCCCCGCGCGCGATGTCGCGCTCCAGACCGCCGTGGGCCATGCGCTGGCCATCGATCCGCGGCCCGGTGAAAAGCCGCTCATCAAGCTCGCCGAATCATGGTCGCCCTGGCGCGGCGTCGCCGCGCGGCTCTTCTGGGCCTATTATCGCGAGACAAGGGGACGGGACGCCGCCCCGGTGACGGGGCTCCCGGCTAACCCTGCATAG
- a CDS encoding twin-arginine translocation signal domain-containing protein yields the protein MDRRTFLTGVLGLAGAAVVTTVVRPVDAVAGVPNTGGILNDLEASATDVADDGGEAKVELVDHRRRHHRRHDRHHHHRRRHRKRVWRRVCRRYRRHGRWHTRCYRERAWVWYYR from the coding sequence ATGGATCGAAGAACATTCCTTACCGGCGTTCTGGGTCTTGCCGGCGCCGCCGTGGTTACGACGGTTGTTCGGCCGGTCGATGCCGTTGCCGGCGTGCCCAACACGGGCGGCATTCTGAATGATTTGGAAGCCTCGGCGACCGATGTCGCGGACGATGGCGGCGAGGCGAAGGTCGAACTGGTCGACCACCGCAGGCGCCACCACCGCCGCCACGACCGGCATCATCATCACCGTAGGCGGCACAGAAAGCGTGTCTGGCGACGTGTATGCCGCCGCTACCGGCGCCACGGCCGCTGGCACACACGCTGCTACCGCGAACGGGCCTGGGTCTGGTACTATCGGTAG
- a CDS encoding GNAT family N-acetyltransferase, which produces MAAVPVLEEMAGGPAGAMISELAGLAEGPMERARIEFLTGRRAERRLAVYPASAGFDLIDELDHLAARALEPNVFFNPRFLAPAMPRLEDREVRLAVIRDGSEYKSRLRLLLPFSIERPAIPLGVSVMRSWSHPFGPLGTPLIDSDNPGQVMDDFLAMIARPHLRMPKVLVLPDMHLDGVVAGVLRSFAASRDLTLVATEEVERAFLESELDGEAYLKASLRTHHYREFRRLKRRLGEKGALEYSIARQPEEIRRGVEAFLTLEAAGWKGRERTAMVSDRYRAAFAREAVHLLSERDMSRVHTLSLDGRIIAALIVFIEQGVAYTWKTAYDESYSAWSPGTLLMIEATKTHLDDPNIQATDSCAAPDHIVMDRLWSERRRMGTLVLGITPQADRAARQAAKQLHLYRETRNMARLLRERVRQLVGRR; this is translated from the coding sequence ATGGCTGCGGTTCCGGTACTGGAGGAGATGGCCGGCGGCCCGGCGGGCGCCATGATCTCCGAACTTGCAGGTCTGGCGGAAGGGCCGATGGAGCGCGCTCGCATCGAGTTCCTGACGGGCCGCCGCGCGGAACGCAGGCTCGCCGTATATCCGGCGTCGGCCGGCTTCGACCTCATCGATGAACTCGACCATCTGGCGGCGCGGGCGCTCGAGCCGAATGTCTTCTTCAACCCGCGCTTCCTGGCGCCGGCCATGCCAAGGCTGGAGGATCGGGAAGTGCGCCTCGCTGTCATCCGCGACGGCAGCGAATACAAGAGCCGGCTGAGGCTGCTCCTGCCGTTCTCCATAGAACGGCCGGCCATACCGCTCGGCGTTTCGGTCATGCGGAGCTGGTCGCATCCCTTCGGCCCGCTCGGTACGCCGCTGATCGACAGCGACAATCCCGGACAGGTGATGGACGACTTCCTTGCCATGATCGCGCGGCCGCATCTGAGGATGCCGAAAGTGCTAGTCCTGCCCGACATGCATCTCGATGGCGTCGTCGCGGGCGTGCTGCGATCCTTCGCCGCCAGCCGCGACCTGACTCTGGTTGCCACGGAGGAAGTCGAGCGCGCATTCCTTGAAAGCGAACTGGACGGTGAGGCCTATCTGAAGGCGTCGCTCAGGACACATCATTATCGAGAGTTCCGCCGGCTGAAACGGCGTCTGGGTGAAAAGGGCGCGCTCGAATACAGCATCGCGCGCCAGCCCGAGGAAATCCGCCGCGGCGTCGAGGCGTTCCTGACACTCGAGGCCGCCGGCTGGAAGGGACGCGAGCGTACCGCGATGGTGAGCGACCGTTACCGGGCGGCGTTCGCGCGCGAAGCGGTACATCTGCTTTCAGAACGGGACATGAGCCGGGTCCATACGCTTTCGCTCGACGGAAGGATTATCGCGGCGCTGATCGTCTTCATCGAGCAGGGCGTCGCCTATACCTGGAAGACCGCCTACGACGAAAGCTATTCGGCCTGGTCGCCCGGTACGCTCCTGATGATCGAGGCGACGAAAACGCATCTTGACGATCCGAACATACAGGCGACCGATTCCTGCGCCGCGCCCGACCATATCGTCATGGACCGGTTGTGGAGCGAGCGGCGGCGGATGGGGACGCTAGTGCTCGGCATCACGCCGCAGGCGGATCGCGCCGCGCGGCAGGCGGCCAAGCAGCTTCATCTCTACCGGGAGACGCGCAACATGGCCCGCCTCCTGCGCGAGCGGGTCAGGCAACTCGTCGGCCGGCGCTAG
- a CDS encoding twin transmembrane helix small protein — protein MSTAFKFLAIIVIAAVVIVLVRGLFNMAQGGPPSKSNKLMQMRVLLQFIAIVLVLLAVWFTR, from the coding sequence ATGTCCACCGCCTTCAAGTTTCTTGCCATCATCGTCATCGCTGCCGTCGTGATCGTCCTGGTGCGCGGCCTCTTCAACATGGCACAGGGCGGTCCTCCCTCGAAATCGAACAAGCTGATGCAGATGCGCGTGCTGCTGCAGTTCATCGCCATCGTGCTGGTTCTTCTGGCGGTCTGGTTCACGCGCTGA
- a CDS encoding cob(I)yrinic acid a,c-diamide adenosyltransferase, protein MVVLNRIYTRTGDDGTTALGSGERRPKFDLRVEAYGTVDEANACIGAARVHTAGTELDPMLGRVQNDLFDLGADLARPDTGEKLDFEPLRIVASQVKRVEADIDTLNKRLDRLRSFVLSGGSPASAALHLARTVARRAERLIVELAGKPGETVSKEALQYINRVSDFLFVAARIANDDGKADVLWVPGKNR, encoded by the coding sequence ATGGTCGTTCTCAACAGGATCTATACCCGGACCGGCGACGATGGCACCACCGCGCTGGGCAGCGGCGAACGACGGCCGAAATTCGACCTGCGCGTCGAGGCCTATGGCACGGTGGACGAGGCCAATGCCTGCATCGGTGCCGCCAGGGTGCATACGGCCGGCACCGAACTCGATCCGATGCTCGGCCGTGTGCAGAACGACCTCTTCGATCTTGGCGCCGATCTGGCACGGCCGGATACGGGCGAGAAGCTCGATTTCGAGCCGCTCAGGATCGTCGCCTCTCAGGTCAAGCGGGTAGAGGCCGACATCGACACGCTGAACAAGAGGCTCGACCGCCTGCGCAGCTTCGTTCTCTCCGGCGGCTCGCCGGCCTCCGCCGCTCTGCACCTTGCGCGCACCGTGGCGCGGCGCGCCGAACGGCTCATCGTCGAACTCGCCGGCAAGCCCGGCGAAACGGTGAGCAAGGAGGCGCTGCAATATATCAATCGCGTGTCGGATTTCCTTTTCGTCGCCGCCCGCATCGCCAATGACGATGGCAAGGCCGATGTACTGTGGGTGCCCGGCAAAAACCGCTGA
- a CDS encoding DMT family transporter: MNVLSRLAPGLFVILWATGFVGARYAMPWAEPFTFLALRFSFAFLLFVALAFALGAKWQGGRDALNAMIAGFLMQGVYLGGVFWAIHRGMPAGLVALIAGLQPLITAILAGVLLGDRILARHWAGIAIGFAGVVIVVLPSLQGGVGGVTAATLLASVIAVIAMSAGTIWQKRHGGSDLITGTTWQYLGGLVPMIAGALLFEDRHVVVNGEFVFALAWLVLVLSVGAILLLMLMIREGEVAKVASLFYLVPAVTAIMTWALFDERLTPLQIGGMVVTCLGVALATGARTALQSGTRARASR; this comes from the coding sequence ATGAATGTCCTCTCCAGACTTGCACCCGGCCTCTTCGTCATCCTTTGGGCCACCGGCTTCGTTGGCGCGCGCTACGCCATGCCGTGGGCAGAGCCGTTCACCTTCCTGGCGCTGCGCTTTTCATTCGCCTTCCTTCTGTTCGTCGCCCTGGCCTTCGCGCTAGGCGCCAAATGGCAGGGCGGGCGCGACGCCCTCAACGCGATGATCGCGGGCTTCCTGATGCAGGGTGTCTATCTCGGCGGTGTGTTCTGGGCGATCCATCGCGGCATGCCGGCGGGCCTCGTCGCGCTGATCGCCGGGCTGCAGCCGCTCATCACGGCGATCCTAGCCGGTGTTCTTCTTGGCGACCGCATCCTCGCGCGGCACTGGGCCGGCATCGCCATCGGCTTCGCCGGCGTGGTGATCGTGGTGCTGCCGAGCCTTCAAGGCGGGGTGGGCGGCGTGACGGCAGCCACGCTGCTCGCCTCCGTGATCGCCGTCATCGCCATGAGCGCCGGCACGATCTGGCAGAAGCGCCATGGCGGGAGCGACCTGATCACCGGAACGACCTGGCAATATCTCGGCGGATTGGTGCCGATGATCGCCGGTGCGCTTTTGTTCGAGGACCGGCATGTCGTCGTGAACGGCGAGTTCGTCTTCGCGCTCGCCTGGCTCGTGCTCGTGCTCTCGGTCGGCGCGATCCTGCTCTTGATGCTGATGATCCGCGAGGGCGAGGTGGCCAAGGTCGCCTCGCTTTTCTACCTCGTCCCGGCCGTGACCGCGATCATGACCTGGGCGCTTTTCGACGAGCGGCTGACGCCGCTCCAGATCGGCGGAATGGTCGTCACCTGCCTCGGCGTGGCGCTCGCCACCGGCGCCCGGACGGCCCTTCAGTCGGGCACGCGGGCGCGCGCCTCCAGATAG
- a CDS encoding disulfide bond formation protein B: MASLTAPTDRTQIRAAIFLALAMAATVGGALGFQYLGGFIPCKLCLEERIPYYVGVPVMVLAAISAGLRWPPVVTRVLLAIGGALMVWSLYMAVYHSGVEWKWWPGPTDCGAVEAPSTGGKGILDSLNTFVPPACDEAAGRFLGLSFAGWNAVASLILAGVAWWSAFRRKCD; this comes from the coding sequence ATGGCTTCGCTCACCGCTCCTACTGACCGGACGCAGATCCGCGCCGCTATCTTTCTCGCGCTCGCCATGGCGGCGACGGTCGGGGGCGCGCTCGGCTTCCAGTATCTGGGCGGCTTCATCCCCTGCAAGCTCTGCCTGGAAGAGCGTATCCCCTATTATGTCGGCGTGCCGGTCATGGTGCTGGCGGCGATTTCGGCCGGGCTGCGCTGGCCACCTGTCGTAACGCGCGTGCTGCTCGCCATCGGTGGGGCGCTGATGGTGTGGAGTCTCTATATGGCCGTCTATCATTCCGGCGTCGAATGGAAGTGGTGGCCGGGGCCGACCGATTGCGGCGCGGTGGAAGCGCCCTCGACCGGCGGCAAGGGAATTCTCGATTCGCTCAACACCTTCGTTCCGCCGGCCTGCGACGAGGCGGCCGGCCGCTTCCTCGGCCTCTCCTTTGCGGGGTGGAACGCGGTTGCCAGCCTGATCCTGGCGGGCGTCGCGTGGTGGAGCGCCTTCCGGCGCAAATGCGATTGA
- a CDS encoding DMT family transporter, giving the protein MKVVILVSVAMLAFAANSILARLALSESDIDPLAYTGIRLVAGAVVLAAIALFRAAPPKTMRSAIKGSWSGAICLLLYALAFSVAYVMVGAGPGALILFASVQIGMLAWAIVKGDRPAPLEWLGMGVAFAALVYLVSPGLVAPPLKGALLMVVAGLAWGAYSLIGRGSRAPVADTAGNFARCAPVGLLLIAIGVASVRPNAEGLAYAVASGALASGLGYIVWYGVLPSLSRTQAAFVQLSVPAIAAAGGIAIIGEPLTARLLIATAGIVGGIALALLAAERRRRMPNAGASRRSA; this is encoded by the coding sequence ATGAAAGTCGTGATCCTGGTATCGGTCGCAATGCTTGCCTTCGCGGCCAATTCCATCCTGGCCAGGCTCGCGCTCTCCGAAAGCGACATCGATCCGCTCGCCTATACGGGCATCCGGCTCGTCGCGGGGGCAGTCGTACTGGCCGCGATCGCCCTTTTCCGTGCCGCTCCGCCGAAGACCATGCGCTCGGCGATAAAGGGAAGCTGGTCAGGCGCCATATGCCTGCTGCTTTATGCCCTGGCGTTCTCGGTCGCCTATGTCATGGTCGGCGCCGGGCCAGGCGCCCTCATCCTCTTCGCCAGCGTGCAGATCGGCATGCTCGCCTGGGCGATCGTCAAGGGAGACCGACCCGCGCCGCTCGAATGGCTGGGGATGGGCGTGGCGTTTGCCGCCCTCGTCTACCTCGTTTCCCCCGGCCTGGTGGCGCCGCCGCTGAAAGGAGCCCTGCTGATGGTCGTCGCTGGCTTGGCATGGGGTGCCTATTCGCTGATCGGCAGGGGATCACGCGCGCCGGTGGCCGACACTGCCGGGAACTTCGCCCGTTGCGCGCCGGTGGGGTTGCTGCTGATCGCAATCGGCGTGGCTTCCGTCCGGCCGAATGCGGAAGGGCTGGCCTATGCTGTCGCTTCCGGCGCGCTTGCCTCCGGCCTCGGCTACATCGTCTGGTATGGCGTGCTGCCGAGCCTTTCGCGGACCCAGGCCGCCTTCGTGCAACTGTCGGTTCCCGCCATCGCCGCCGCCGGAGGCATCGCCATCATCGGCGAACCGCTGACGGCGCGGCTTCTGATCGCAACCGCAGGGATTGTCGGTGGCATTGCGCTGGCACTCCTTGCAGCCGAGCGGCGAAGGCGGATGCCCAACGCCGGAGCATCTCGGCGCTCCGCCTGA
- a CDS encoding electron transfer flavoprotein subunit beta/FixA family protein, producing MKVLVPVKRVVDYNVKIRVRSDGTGVELANVKMSMNPFDEIGVEEAIRLKEAGKAEEIIVVSIGPAQAAETIRTALAMGADRGILVKVDGPVEPLAVAKILKGVVESEKPELVILGKQAIDDDASQTGQMLAALLGWSQGTFASKVEIDGGKAKVTREVDGGLQTVELKMPAIVTTDLRLNQPRYASLPNIMKAKKKPLDEKSAADYGADVAPRLKVLKTEEPGGRKAGVKVKDVAELVDKLKNEAGVL from the coding sequence ATGAAAGTTCTGGTCCCGGTGAAGCGGGTTGTCGACTACAACGTCAAGATCAGGGTGAGGTCGGACGGCACGGGCGTCGAACTCGCCAACGTCAAGATGTCGATGAATCCGTTCGACGAGATCGGCGTCGAAGAGGCGATCCGGCTGAAGGAAGCGGGCAAGGCGGAAGAGATCATCGTGGTTTCGATCGGCCCGGCGCAGGCGGCGGAGACGATCCGTACCGCGCTTGCCATGGGTGCGGACCGCGGCATCCTGGTCAAGGTCGACGGGCCGGTGGAGCCGTTGGCTGTCGCCAAGATCCTGAAGGGCGTGGTCGAGAGCGAGAAACCGGAACTGGTCATTCTCGGCAAGCAGGCGATCGACGACGACGCCAGCCAGACCGGACAGATGCTGGCGGCCCTGCTCGGTTGGTCGCAGGGTACCTTCGCTTCCAAGGTCGAGATCGACGGCGGCAAGGCCAAGGTGACGCGCGAGGTCGATGGCGGCTTGCAGACGGTCGAACTGAAGATGCCGGCGATCGTGACGACCGACCTCAGGCTGAACCAGCCGCGCTACGCCTCGCTTCCCAACATCATGAAGGCCAAGAAGAAGCCGCTCGACGAGAAATCGGCCGCCGATTACGGCGCCGACGTCGCGCCGAGGCTGAAGGTCCTGAAGACCGAGGAACCGGGCGGCCGCAAGGCGGGCGTCAAGGTCAAGGACGTGGCGGAACTGGTCGACAAGCTCAAGAACGAAGCTGGAGTATTGTAG
- a CDS encoding SDR family oxidoreductase — translation MEEKRIILVTGASSGIGAYCARQLAREGWRVMATARRPEDITALDRDGLEGFYLDYRDPSSIEKLVAAVLERTGGRLDALFNNGGYALAGAVEDIPVEALRDQFEANFFGWHDLTRRIVPVMRAQGHGRVVNCSSILGHVPLRYRGAYCASKYALEGLMLCLRADLAGSGIHVSLIEPGPIESKIALAGATIFEGHIDIEASVHRDAYRAQIERLRAGKGRSRLKLGPDAVYRALRHALEAERPKPHYPVTLPARAGFFLKRILPSAIFYRMVAGQG, via the coding sequence ATGGAAGAAAAGCGAATCATCCTCGTCACCGGCGCGTCTTCCGGCATCGGCGCCTACTGCGCCCGGCAGCTTGCCCGCGAGGGATGGCGGGTGATGGCGACCGCGCGGCGGCCGGAAGACATCACTGCGCTCGACCGCGACGGGCTGGAAGGTTTTTACCTCGACTACCGCGATCCATCCTCGATCGAGAAGCTTGTCGCGGCGGTGCTCGAAAGGACCGGCGGCCGGCTCGATGCGCTCTTCAACAATGGCGGTTACGCGCTTGCCGGGGCCGTGGAGGATATTCCGGTCGAGGCACTGCGCGACCAGTTCGAGGCGAATTTCTTCGGCTGGCACGACCTGACGCGCCGTATCGTTCCCGTCATGCGGGCGCAGGGGCATGGCCGTGTTGTGAACTGCTCGTCCATCCTAGGGCATGTTCCGCTGCGTTATCGCGGCGCCTATTGCGCGTCGAAATATGCTCTGGAAGGGCTGATGCTCTGCCTCAGGGCGGACCTTGCCGGCTCGGGCATCCATGTTTCGCTGATCGAGCCCGGGCCGATCGAATCGAAGATCGCGCTCGCCGGTGCGACTATCTTCGAGGGTCACATCGATATCGAAGCTTCCGTGCATCGCGACGCCTACCGGGCGCAGATCGAGCGCCTTCGGGCCGGCAAGGGCAGGTCGAGGCTGAAACTGGGTCCCGATGCCGTCTACCGGGCGCTTCGTCATGCACTGGAGGCGGAGCGGCCCAAACCGCACTATCCGGTCACGCTGCCGGCAAGGGCCGGATTCTTTCTGAAGCGTATCCTGCCCTCGGCGATATTCTATCGCATGGTCGCGGGACAGGGTTGA
- a CDS encoding YihY/virulence factor BrkB family protein — MRRPGVEILRRVAALKRILGDALGHFNNDDGWSMASHLAITALMALFPFLIFATALASFLGAHAFSDTAVHIVFDTWPEQIAEPISRQVQRVLTVQRGDFLTYGVLAAAFFASNGIEALRVALNRAYRVTETRSFLYRRTQSLVFVLIATLGFFAISVLLVATPIAVHIAARRLDWIEPYLGTITLWRFVIASIVIVLGLIAVHFWLPAGRRRFVDIVPGILLTLVGWVAGSTIFAAYLERFSSYVATYAGLASIMIAVVFLYIVSAIFIMGGELNAAIRRYLEARARVPD; from the coding sequence ATGAGACGCCCCGGCGTGGAGATCCTGCGGCGGGTGGCCGCCCTGAAGCGCATTCTGGGCGACGCGCTCGGCCATTTCAACAATGATGACGGCTGGTCGATGGCGAGCCATCTCGCCATTACGGCACTGATGGCGCTTTTCCCCTTCCTGATCTTCGCCACCGCTCTGGCGAGCTTTCTGGGAGCGCATGCCTTTTCCGATACCGCCGTCCATATCGTCTTCGATACCTGGCCCGAACAGATCGCCGAGCCGATCTCGCGCCAGGTGCAGCGGGTGCTCACCGTGCAGCGCGGCGACTTCCTGACCTATGGCGTGCTCGCCGCCGCCTTCTTCGCATCGAACGGTATCGAGGCGCTGCGCGTGGCGCTGAACCGCGCCTACCGTGTCACCGAAACCCGCAGCTTTCTCTACCGCCGCACCCAGAGCCTCGTCTTCGTGCTGATCGCTACGCTCGGCTTTTTCGCCATCAGCGTTCTTCTGGTCGCCACGCCGATCGCGGTGCATATCGCCGCGCGCCGCCTCGACTGGATCGAACCCTATCTTGGCACGATCACGCTCTGGCGCTTCGTCATCGCGTCGATCGTCATCGTGCTCGGCCTGATCGCCGTGCATTTCTGGCTGCCCGCCGGCCGGCGTCGTTTCGTCGATATCGTGCCGGGCATATTGTTGACGCTGGTCGGTTGGGTCGCAGGCTCAACGATCTTCGCCGCCTATCTGGAACGCTTCTCATCCTATGTGGCGACCTATGCGGGTCTTGCCTCCATCATGATCGCCGTGGTTTTCCTCTATATCGTGTCGGCGATCTTCATCATGGGCGGCGAACTCAACGCCGCGATCCGCCGCTATCTGGAGGCGCGCGCCCGCGTGCCCGACTGA